One Scytonema millei VB511283 DNA window includes the following coding sequences:
- a CDS encoding PAS domain S-box protein yields the protein MIALPGVAILSKIYESSASLVYRGIREQDERAIVVKLLKQNYPSPQELTRYKQEYEITHSLSIDGVVKAYSQQDYQRTLVILLEDFGGESLERLRQQQSDFYPMPSANFLRLAIAITDILGKIHAANIIHKDINPSNIVLNLDTGVVKMIDFGIATRFSRTNPTFKSLHLLEGTLAYLSPEQTGRMNRMLDYRSDFYSLGATFYKLLTGQLPFPTSDILELVHCHIAKQPVPPHELNSTIPKPVSDIILKLMAKNAEDRYQSAWGIKADLERCDRQLAQIGQINSFQLGRQDVSEQFQIPQKLYGREGEIEALLAAFDRVAARENAENSPQFNVEMMLVSGYAGIGKSALVQELYKPITAKHGYFIWGKFDSFERNIPYSAIVDALQKLVQQLLGEPDEQLQQWRSHLLAALGSNGQIIIDAIPEVELIIGKRPPVPEVGATEAQNRFNLTFQKFVRVFCDKEHPLVIFLDDLQWIDSATLKLIELILLDEQTQYLFLIGAYRDHEVTSTHPLILTLEKLRKQGAVLQEIILAPLTPDPLSQLIAETLHHNVDTVRPLTQLVLRKTEGNPFFSCEFLRMLYSENLLTFDADRLCWQWDIAQIETQDITDNVVELLLLQLKNLPQETQQILRLAACIGAEFDLDTLALVCEKSPPAISLDLLAAIQAGLIQPLSELDENLLVQEYKFSHDRVQQAAYALIDESQKQVVHLQIGRNLLEKTSAEQQSERLFEIVDHLNRGIELVSDRAKRTEIAFLNLIAGQKAKAAIAYSMAQNYLATAREWLAASSWQTNYQLALDLSLETTEVAYLCGNFEQVEYWTPIVIQEAKTILDIIKVYEVKIQTYIAQNQPLKAIDTALQVLQQLGIDFPKKPTQSDIQLELDVILSLLSGKAIEGLIHLPQMTEPEKLTAMRILSRITVAAWIAAPDLMPLLVSKQVNLSIQYGNALVSPFAYALHGLILCGIVGNIESGYQFGQLALKLLSQSNLHSLRARTLFVVNISIIHWKEYLRKISKPLLEGYQSGLETGDLEFAAYCAQGYCTHSFFMGKELAEVEGNIATYSEAIRQIKQEVALTWIQIFQQTIANLMGRSSDPYRLVGKFYNEENGLPQHQAANDGTAIFCVYFSKLFLYYLFSENARAVEYADIAESYSSCVTAATIFVLYYLYNSLARLGTYFESSDRAQSEILEQVAHSQEKMKQWAHYAPMNYLHKYDLVEAEKARVLGQFFEAEEFYERAIAGAAENEFIQEEALAYELAAKHYLMRGREKFAQTYMKEAHYCYNRWGAKAKVKDLENRYPQFFSQLSKVTLTSVSTTSETSSSRSDIALDLAAIMKASQAIAREIELEHLLRLLMQILIQNAGAQTGYLILENSGGWVIEATGQLNDGDGENVYITQVLQSVPIIDRLPEAIINYVIRTHESVILNEAIGEGAFINESYIQRNQTKSIFCLPLLNQAKLVGILYLENKLAVGAFTTERTQVLNLLSTQTAIAIENAFLYSKLRKSESKIAQFLEAVPVGIAIVDATGRPYYANQRGIQLMGKGTDPSVAQEQISAVYQFYEAETDRIYPTEKLPTIRALKGERTRSEDLEIRQNNTTIPVEAWGTPVYDEQGNITHAIAAFQDITQRKQAEKLLADYNRTLEQQVAQRTAALQASEAALRDREQELRLITDALPVYISYVDADRRYRFVNRAYEVWFKRSRDEILGKHVREIVSEAAYQIAEPYINQVLGGQSTTFEAEIPPGSKNYISATHIPDFSANGQVQGYYGLIRDISDCKLAEAALQRSEAKFRNIFENSQVGIYRTRLSDGLILEANQRLADLFGFDSPDEMIGLEHTVNYYVNLSDRSSAIELLTRDGTIQSFEVQMRKRDGTPFWALYSSRLNDECVEGVVADISEQQAALRERKQAEEALQASETKLRTLIEAIPDPLFVLTAEGRFLEIIVQEPNLLWQPIEEMIGQTMHQLGKEQADEFLSYIQQVLGTQQILTVEYSTFLNGREAWFSARIAPIDRDRVIWLTRDITALKQAEAASILEERNRMAREIHDTLAQAFTGILAQVGAAKQVLTDDLEAAQAHLDLIKELARTGLTEARRSVVALRPQLLESGSLQSALHRLVAQTRAAATDTTLYYEIEGAVYSLPTEVENNLLRIGQEALTNAIRHANADEIRVKLVYDLERFCLRVKDNGQGFGVGSIPCSEGFGLLGMSERAERIDAQLTIRSQPGQGTEIIVTVNPWVAR from the coding sequence CATGCTGCTAACATCATTCATAAAGATATCAATCCTAGCAACATCGTCCTGAATCTAGATACTGGCGTGGTCAAAATGATTGATTTTGGGATTGCCACCCGATTCAGCCGCACTAACCCAACGTTTAAAAGTCTCCATCTTCTGGAAGGAACCCTTGCCTACTTATCTCCAGAGCAAACTGGGCGCATGAACCGGATGCTCGACTACCGCAGCGATTTTTACTCGCTGGGCGCAACATTTTACAAACTTTTGACCGGACAGTTGCCGTTTCCCACCAGCGACATCCTAGAACTAGTTCATTGCCATATTGCCAAACAGCCCGTTCCCCCACACGAACTAAATTCTACAATTCCCAAACCTGTTTCCGACATAATTTTGAAATTGATGGCGAAAAATGCCGAGGATCGCTATCAAAGTGCTTGGGGCATTAAAGCAGATTTAGAACGCTGCGATCGGCAACTAGCCCAAATTGGTCAAATTAACTCCTTCCAATTAGGTCGGCAAGATGTTTCCGAGCAGTTTCAAATTCCCCAAAAACTGTATGGGCGAGAAGGAGAGATTGAAGCATTATTAGCGGCGTTTGACAGAGTAGCCGCAAGGGAAAATGCAGAGAATTCTCCACAATTCAATGTCGAAATGATGTTGGTTTCTGGTTACGCTGGAATTGGTAAATCGGCATTGGTGCAGGAACTTTACAAACCCATTACGGCAAAGCACGGCTATTTTATCTGGGGAAAGTTTGACTCTTTCGAGCGCAATATTCCCTACAGCGCGATCGTCGATGCCCTGCAAAAATTGGTACAGCAACTACTAGGCGAACCTGACGAGCAGTTGCAACAGTGGCGATCGCATTTACTTGCGGCATTGGGCAGCAACGGACAAATCATCATTGATGCAATCCCAGAAGTTGAGCTAATTATTGGCAAGCGGCCGCCCGTACCGGAAGTTGGAGCAACTGAAGCTCAAAATCGCTTCAATCTAACGTTTCAAAAGTTTGTGCGGGTGTTTTGTGACAAGGAGCATCCCCTGGTCATCTTCTTAGACGATTTGCAGTGGATCGACTCCGCGACGCTGAAGTTAATCGAGCTAATATTACTCGACGAGCAAACCCAGTATCTATTTTTGATTGGAGCCTATCGAGATCATGAAGTAACTTCAACGCATCCACTAATACTAACGCTGGAGAAACTGAGAAAACAAGGGGCAGTGCTTCAGGAGATTATCTTAGCGCCCTTAACGCCTGATCCGTTAAGTCAATTGATTGCCGAGACGCTACATCACAATGTTGACACCGTGCGTCCCCTCACCCAATTAGTGTTACGTAAAACCGAGGGTAACCCTTTCTTCTCATGTGAATTTTTACGAATGCTGTATAGCGAAAATCTGCTGACTTTTGATGCAGATCGCTTATGCTGGCAGTGGGACATTGCCCAGATTGAAACCCAAGATATAACTGATAATGTGGTGGAGTTGCTGCTGCTCCAGTTAAAGAATCTGCCACAAGAAACACAGCAAATTCTTCGTTTAGCCGCTTGTATCGGAGCAGAATTCGATCTAGATACTCTCGCACTTGTTTGTGAAAAATCGCCGCCAGCAATTTCTCTAGATTTACTAGCTGCAATCCAAGCTGGATTAATTCAACCTCTATCTGAATTAGATGAAAACTTGTTAGTTCAAGAGTATAAGTTTTCGCACGATCGCGTACAGCAAGCTGCTTATGCTTTAATTGATGAATCTCAAAAACAAGTCGTTCATCTCCAAATTGGTCGCAATTTACTTGAAAAAACTTCAGCAGAGCAACAATCTGAGCGACTGTTTGAAATTGTCGATCATCTCAATCGGGGAATTGAGTTGGTCAGCGATCGCGCAAAACGAACTGAAATTGCTTTCTTGAATTTAATCGCAGGTCAGAAAGCAAAAGCCGCCATCGCCTATAGTATGGCTCAAAATTACTTAGCCACAGCTCGAGAATGGCTGGCAGCTTCTAGCTGGCAAACAAATTATCAGCTAGCATTGGATTTATCTTTAGAAACAACAGAAGTCGCATACTTGTGTGGCAATTTTGAGCAGGTAGAATACTGGACACCGATCGTTATACAAGAAGCTAAAACAATTCTCGACATCATAAAAGTTTATGAAGTCAAAATTCAAACTTACATCGCACAGAACCAGCCATTGAAGGCGATCGATACGGCATTGCAAGTTTTGCAGCAACTAGGGATCGATTTTCCCAAAAAGCCCACTCAGTCAGATATTCAGCTTGAGCTAGATGTAATTTTAAGCCTTCTCAGTGGAAAAGCGATCGAGGGCTTGATTCATTTGCCCCAAATGACCGAGCCAGAAAAGTTGACGGCGATGCGAATCCTATCCAGGATAACGGTTGCTGCCTGGATTGCTGCTCCCGATCTAATGCCTCTACTGGTGTCTAAACAGGTTAACTTGTCAATCCAGTATGGCAATGCACTGGTGTCTCCCTTTGCATACGCCTTGCATGGATTAATTCTCTGTGGAATAGTCGGAAACATCGAGTCTGGCTACCAGTTTGGACAGCTTGCTTTGAAGCTCTTGTCGCAGTCGAATCTTCATTCACTTAGAGCTAGAACATTGTTCGTCGTGAACATCTCCATCATTCACTGGAAAGAGTATCTTAGAAAAATATCCAAGCCATTACTAGAAGGCTATCAAAGCGGGCTGGAGACTGGGGATTTAGAGTTTGCTGCCTATTGCGCTCAGGGTTACTGCACTCACTCCTTTTTCATGGGGAAGGAACTCGCGGAAGTTGAGGGCAACATAGCAACCTATAGCGAAGCAATCCGCCAAATCAAGCAAGAAGTAGCACTCACCTGGATTCAAATTTTTCAGCAGACGATTGCCAATTTGATGGGACGATCGAGCGATCCCTACCGTCTAGTTGGCAAATTCTACAATGAGGAAAATGGATTACCACAACACCAAGCAGCAAATGATGGAACTGCAATCTTTTGTGTCTATTTCAGCAAACTTTTCCTATACTATCTATTTTCTGAGAATGCTCGTGCAGTTGAATACGCAGATATAGCGGAAAGTTATTCAAGCTGCGTCACAGCGGCTACCATTTTTGTTTTGTACTACCTCTACAATTCTCTAGCAAGACTTGGAACCTATTTTGAAAGTAGCGATCGAGCGCAGTCGGAAATCCTTGAACAAGTTGCTCATAGCCAGGAGAAAATGAAACAATGGGCGCATTATGCCCCAATGAATTATTTGCATAAATACGATCTAGTTGAGGCAGAAAAAGCGCGAGTCTTAGGGCAATTTTTTGAGGCTGAAGAGTTTTACGAACGAGCGATCGCAGGTGCTGCTGAGAATGAGTTTATCCAAGAAGAAGCACTAGCTTATGAATTGGCGGCTAAACATTATTTGATGCGAGGTAGAGAAAAATTTGCCCAAACCTACATGAAAGAAGCCCATTACTGCTACAATCGCTGGGGTGCAAAAGCTAAAGTTAAAGATTTAGAAAATCGCTATCCACAATTTTTTTCTCAGTTGTCTAAGGTAACTCTCACGTCAGTATCTACCACTTCTGAAACTAGCTCTAGTCGCTCGGATATTGCTTTAGATTTAGCGGCGATAATGAAAGCTTCACAAGCGATTGCTCGTGAAATTGAACTAGAGCATTTGCTGCGTTTATTAATGCAGATATTAATTCAAAATGCTGGCGCACAAACCGGATATTTAATTCTAGAAAACTCAGGAGGGTGGGTAATTGAAGCGACTGGTCAACTAAATGATGGTGATGGTGAGAATGTCTATATTACGCAAGTGCTGCAATCCGTTCCAATTATAGATCGCTTACCCGAAGCAATTATTAATTATGTTATCCGCACTCATGAATCTGTCATTTTAAATGAAGCGATTGGTGAAGGAGCTTTTATCAATGAGTCATACATTCAACGCAACCAAACTAAATCTATTTTCTGTTTGCCGCTACTCAATCAGGCTAAACTGGTTGGCATATTGTATTTAGAAAATAAATTAGCAGTTGGAGCATTTACAACCGAAAGAACGCAGGTTTTGAACCTATTATCGACACAAACAGCAATCGCGATCGAAAATGCTTTCCTTTACTCCAAGCTGCGGAAGAGCGAAAGCAAGATCGCTCAGTTTCTCGAAGCGGTTCCGGTGGGAATTGCGATCGTGGATGCGACTGGTCGCCCTTACTATGCCAACCAACGCGGCATTCAGCTCATGGGGAAAGGAACCGATCCCTCCGTAGCACAGGAGCAAATTTCAGCAGTTTATCAGTTTTATGAAGCGGAAACGGATCGAATCTATCCGACAGAGAAACTGCCAACTATCCGAGCGTTAAAGGGCGAACGCACCAGGAGTGAAGATCTAGAAATTCGGCAAAACAACACCACAATTCCAGTTGAGGCATGGGGAACGCCAGTTTATGACGAACAGGGCAATATAACTCATGCGATCGCTGCTTTTCAAGACATTACCCAGCGCAAACAAGCAGAGAAACTGCTAGCCGATTACAACCGCACTCTTGAGCAACAGGTCGCCCAACGAACGGCAGCGTTACAGGCAAGCGAAGCCGCACTGCGCGACCGAGAACAGGAATTACGACTCATCACCGATGCTCTTCCTGTTTATATCAGCTATGTGGATGCAGATCGACGCTATCGGTTTGTTAATCGTGCCTATGAGGTTTGGTTCAAGCGTAGTCGAGATGAAATTCTGGGCAAACATGTTCGTGAGATTGTGAGTGAGGCGGCTTATCAGATTGCTGAGCCGTATATTAATCAAGTGCTGGGAGGGCAAAGCACCACTTTCGAGGCAGAAATTCCCCCAGGTAGCAAAAATTATATCAGTGCTACCCACATCCCCGATTTTAGTGCCAATGGTCAAGTCCAAGGATACTATGGTTTGATTAGGGACATTAGCGACTGCAAACTTGCAGAGGCAGCCCTACAGCGCAGTGAAGCCAAGTTCCGCAATATCTTTGAAAACTCACAGGTAGGTATCTACCGCACCCGCCTCTCGGATGGATTAATTCTCGAAGCCAATCAACGCCTTGCCGATCTGTTTGGTTTTGATTCACCCGATGAAATGATTGGGCTTGAACATACTGTAAACTACTATGTGAATCTCAGCGATCGCTCCTCAGCGATTGAATTGCTAACCCGTGATGGTACAATTCAAAGCTTTGAAGTGCAGATGCGAAAACGAGATGGTACGCCGTTTTGGGCACTTTACTCTTCTCGTCTGAATGATGAATGTGTAGAAGGAGTGGTTGCAGATATTAGCGAACAGCAAGCTGCGCTACGCGAACGCAAGCAAGCAGAAGAAGCCCTACAAGCCTCAGAGACAAAGCTACGGACTCTAATTGAGGCAATTCCCGATCCATTATTTGTACTGACTGCTGAAGGGCGATTCCTTGAAATAATCGTACAGGAACCAAATCTGCTATGGCAACCCATTGAGGAGATGATTGGTCAAACCATGCATCAACTCGGAAAGGAACAAGCCGATGAATTTCTAAGCTATATTCAGCAGGTGCTGGGAACCCAACAAATCCTTACAGTCGAGTACAGTACGTTTCTAAATGGACGAGAAGCCTGGTTTTCGGCTCGCATTGCACCAATCGATCGCGATCGGGTGATTTGGCTAACGCGAGATATTACGGCGCTGAAGCAAGCAGAAGCCGCCTCAATTTTAGAGGAGCGCAACCGCATGGCACGCGAAATTCACGATACACTCGCTCAGGCGTTTACAGGTATTCTGGCTCAGGTAGGCGCTGCAAAACAGGTGCTAACGGATGATTTAGAAGCAGCTCAGGCACATCTAGACCTGATCAAAGAATTGGCGCGAACTGGATTGACTGAAGCGCGGCGATCGGTCGTCGCGCTCCGTCCTCAGCTTTTGGAGTCGGGCAGTTTACAGAGCGCTCTCCATCGTCTCGTCGCTCAAACCAGAGCTGCTGCAACTGACACCACCTTATATTATGAGATTGAGGGTGCAGTGTATTCTCTACCCACTGAAGTCGAGAATAACCTACTACGGATTGGGCAGGAAGCATTAACGAATGCGATCAGACACGCCAATGCTGACGAAATCCGAGTGAAGCTAGTCTACGATCTCGAGCGGTTTTGCTTGCGTGTGAAAGACAATGGGCAGGGCTTTGGAGTTGGGAGTATTCCATGCTCTGAGGGGTTTGGCTTATTAGGCATGAGCGAGCGGGCAGAGCGCATCGACGCACAACTGACGATTAGGAGTCAACCTGGGCAAGGAACAGAGATTATTGTCACCGTCAACCCTTGGGTAGCACGATGA
- a CDS encoding response regulator codes for MSQATTIRVLIADDHAIFRQGLATIINRDLEMQVIAQAENGEQAIVLFEEHQPDVTLMDLRMPEIEGVAAIGAIRASAKSARIIVLTTYDSDEDIYRGLQAGARGYLLKETEPDELLNAIRTVHRGQQYIPPDVGAKLVQRLSNPELSERELAVLRSLAQGMSNAEIADALSIGEGTVKSHVNRILNKLDVSDRTQAVIVAVKRGIVNL; via the coding sequence ATGAGCCAAGCCACGACGATTCGAGTTCTGATTGCGGACGATCATGCTATTTTTCGGCAAGGATTAGCTACGATTATTAACCGTGACTTAGAGATGCAGGTGATTGCCCAAGCCGAAAATGGGGAACAAGCGATCGTTCTATTTGAGGAACACCAACCGGATGTGACGCTCATGGATCTGCGAATGCCTGAAATCGAAGGGGTTGCCGCCATCGGTGCAATTCGTGCTAGTGCTAAATCTGCTCGGATTATTGTCCTGACAACGTATGATAGCGACGAAGATATCTATCGGGGATTGCAGGCAGGTGCAAGAGGCTATCTGTTGAAAGAAACTGAACCGGACGAGCTTCTGAATGCCATTCGCACCGTTCACCGGGGTCAGCAGTATATTCCGCCCGATGTGGGAGCAAAGTTGGTACAGCGCCTCAGCAATCCAGAACTGAGTGAAAGAGAACTGGCGGTACTCCGCTCACTGGCACAGGGGATGAGTAATGCCGAGATTGCGGATGCTTTGAGTATCGGTGAAGGCACTGTCAAATCTCATGTCAATCGAATTTTGAATAAGTTAGATGTCAGCGATCGCACCCAAGCTGTGATTGTTGCCGTTAAACGCGGCATTGTCAATTTATAG
- a CDS encoding DsbA family protein, whose protein sequence is MNDDCNHSSLLVPPSTQDRIQGVLSAKVVLVMYGDYQDSRSADVYKLIQVIKRELSASFGEDYLCLIFRHFPQTQIHPHAQRAAQAAEAAAAQGQFWLMHDTLFAHQQNLENGYLVEYANDLGLDIPQFLKDLPKQARVDCINEDIEGGIQSGVTTTPALFINGIRYIGHWNTTQLMAAMIAASN, encoded by the coding sequence ATGAACGACGATTGTAACCACAGTTCCTTACTTGTACCACCTTCAACCCAAGATCGTATTCAAGGTGTGTTGAGTGCCAAGGTAGTGCTGGTGATGTATGGAGACTATCAAGACTCCAGAAGTGCGGACGTTTACAAGCTGATTCAAGTCATCAAACGAGAGCTTAGTGCTTCCTTTGGAGAGGATTATTTATGCTTGATCTTCCGTCACTTTCCGCAAACACAGATTCATCCTCATGCTCAACGGGCTGCCCAAGCTGCCGAAGCCGCCGCTGCCCAAGGACAGTTTTGGTTAATGCACGATACTTTATTTGCCCATCAACAAAATCTGGAGAATGGTTATCTTGTCGAGTACGCCAATGATTTAGGGCTTGATATTCCTCAGTTTCTCAAAGACTTGCCTAAACAAGCGCGTGTCGATTGTATCAATGAAGACATCGAAGGCGGAATACAGAGTGGAGTAACGACTACTCCAGCCCTGTTTATCAATGGAATTCGGTATATCGGACACTGGAACACGACCCAGTTGATGGCAGCCATGATTGCTGCAAGTAATTAA